The following proteins come from a genomic window of Methylorubrum populi:
- a CDS encoding hydrolase, producing the protein MAFRNGLDSLLRPEDSVLVLIDHQPYQLANLNSHDPHMVVNNTTALAKSAKVFGVPTILTSVVAERGGLIFPQVTDVFPGQEVIDRTFINTWEDPKAVNAVKATGRKQLIIAGLWTEICVAMPAIQAAGEGWDVTVITDASGAVSVEAHEVAIQRMIRAGVNMMTWLALAAEWQRDWARLDTAVGLTEVLKQHAAGSGIAYLWEQQLLATPVPKAVG; encoded by the coding sequence ATGGCTTTTCGGAACGGACTCGACTCTCTTCTTCGCCCCGAGGACTCGGTCCTTGTCCTGATCGACCACCAACCTTACCAGCTCGCGAACCTGAACAGCCACGATCCGCACATGGTCGTGAACAACACGACCGCCCTGGCCAAGTCGGCGAAGGTGTTCGGCGTGCCCACCATCCTGACGAGCGTCGTCGCGGAGCGCGGCGGCCTCATCTTCCCGCAGGTGACCGACGTGTTCCCAGGCCAGGAGGTGATCGACCGCACGTTCATCAACACCTGGGAGGATCCGAAGGCCGTCAACGCCGTCAAGGCGACGGGTCGCAAGCAGCTGATCATCGCCGGGCTGTGGACCGAAATCTGCGTGGCGATGCCGGCGATCCAGGCCGCGGGTGAGGGCTGGGATGTGACGGTGATCACCGATGCGTCGGGTGCCGTCTCTGTCGAGGCCCACGAAGTGGCCATTCAGCGCATGATCCGAGCCGGCGTGAACATGATGACTTGGCTGGCGCTGGCGGCCGAGTGGCAGCGCGACTGGGCCCGCTTGGACACCGCCGTTGGGCTCACCGAGGTGCTCAAGCAGCACGCTGCCGGCAGCGGCATCGCCTATCTTTGGGAGCAGCAGCTGCTCGCCACGCCCGTGCCGAAGGCCGTAGGCTAA
- a CDS encoding LysR family transcriptional regulator, which translates to MEIEDLRTFVEVADTGGVSAAARRLGVSKSIVSRRLMRLEADLGVQLLARNTHGASLTEAGTTFRDYAARVCAEIDVARETVSPGGDLRGRLRVAMPLTFGPTHFAPVIAAMARRHPLLHIQASYGDRFVDLVAEGFDCAIRVGYLTDSNLVARRVGPIYGNFVASPDYVRAHGSPETPEDLAGHQALMQGTETWQYTDGDEIRTFRPQGRFKADNGVALAAAAAAGLGIAWLPDCITYEDVASGRLVRVMTRHPPPPAAAYVVRPPGPHASRKVRVLTELLIEHFESAPELWGLDDALPGSRS; encoded by the coding sequence TTGGAGATCGAGGACCTGCGCACCTTCGTCGAGGTCGCCGACACCGGAGGCGTCTCGGCCGCAGCGCGTCGCCTCGGCGTGTCGAAGTCCATCGTCAGCCGCAGGCTTATGCGGCTTGAGGCCGATCTCGGTGTCCAGCTTCTCGCCCGCAACACGCACGGCGCTTCGCTGACGGAGGCCGGGACCACGTTCCGGGACTACGCGGCACGGGTCTGCGCCGAGATCGACGTCGCCAGGGAGACGGTCTCACCCGGGGGCGACCTCCGGGGCCGACTGCGCGTGGCCATGCCGCTGACGTTCGGCCCAACCCATTTTGCGCCCGTGATCGCGGCGATGGCACGGCGCCACCCGCTGCTCCACATCCAGGCGAGCTACGGCGACCGCTTCGTTGACCTCGTCGCGGAGGGGTTCGATTGCGCGATCCGGGTCGGGTACCTCACGGACTCGAACTTGGTCGCGAGAAGGGTCGGACCGATCTATGGGAACTTCGTCGCGAGCCCGGACTATGTCAGGGCGCACGGCTCGCCGGAGACGCCTGAGGACCTTGCCGGCCATCAGGCGCTCATGCAGGGGACCGAGACCTGGCAGTACACGGACGGCGACGAGATCAGGACGTTCCGTCCGCAGGGCCGCTTCAAGGCGGACAACGGCGTCGCCCTCGCGGCGGCGGCCGCGGCGGGTCTCGGCATCGCTTGGCTGCCCGACTGCATCACCTATGAGGACGTCGCCTCGGGCAGGCTCGTGCGGGTCATGACGCGTCACCCGCCGCCTCCGGCGGCGGCCTACGTCGTTCGGCCGCCCGGCCCTCATGCCTCGCGCAAGGTGCGGGTGCTAACCGAGCTGCTGATCGAGCATTTCGAGAGCGCGCCGGAGCTTTGGGGCCTGGACGACGCATTGCCCGGGTCTCGCTCCTGA
- a CDS encoding pirin family protein, with amino-acid sequence MSWNPALEPGCPDDVGVDAIETLIVPRARDLGGFEVRRALPAPNRQMVGPFIFFDQAGPAELLTGQGVDVRPHPHIGLGTVTYLFRGDFHHRDSTGADQVIRPGALNWMVAGRGVTHSERTTATARSGPHSLFGIQTWIALPESHEDVAPSFEHHGKEALPVIEDRGVSLRLILGSAYGKAAPATMFSETFYADVRLEPGSRLPLPDDHEDRGIYVVEGSISVAGRDYAAAQMMVFRPGDRITVAAGERGARLMILGGATLAGPRYIWWNFVASSKERIEAAKAEWRAQNWGQGRFDLPANDRDEHIPLPA; translated from the coding sequence ATGAGCTGGAACCCGGCCCTGGAACCGGGCTGTCCCGATGATGTGGGCGTCGACGCGATCGAGACGCTCATCGTGCCCCGTGCGCGCGACCTCGGCGGCTTCGAGGTTCGGCGCGCCTTGCCGGCGCCGAACCGGCAGATGGTCGGGCCGTTCATCTTCTTCGACCAGGCCGGGCCCGCCGAACTCCTGACGGGCCAGGGCGTCGACGTCCGGCCGCACCCGCATATCGGTCTCGGCACCGTCACCTACCTCTTCCGCGGTGATTTCCATCACCGCGACAGCACCGGGGCCGACCAGGTCATCCGTCCCGGCGCACTGAACTGGATGGTGGCGGGACGCGGCGTCACCCATTCGGAACGCACCACGGCAACGGCGCGTAGCGGCCCCCACAGCCTGTTCGGGATCCAGACCTGGATCGCCTTGCCCGAGAGCCACGAGGACGTGGCACCGAGCTTCGAGCACCACGGCAAGGAGGCGCTGCCGGTCATCGAGGATCGGGGTGTCTCCCTGCGCCTGATCCTGGGGTCCGCCTATGGAAAGGCCGCCCCAGCGACGATGTTCTCCGAGACCTTCTATGCCGACGTGAGGCTGGAGCCGGGGAGCCGCCTGCCGTTGCCGGACGACCATGAGGACCGGGGCATCTACGTCGTCGAGGGCTCGATCTCGGTCGCCGGCCGTGACTACGCGGCGGCGCAGATGATGGTCTTTCGCCCCGGCGACAGGATTACCGTGGCCGCGGGCGAGCGTGGCGCGCGGCTGATGATCCTGGGCGGTGCGACGCTAGCGGGACCACGCTACATCTGGTGGAACTTCGTTGCCTCCTCCAAGGAGCGCATCGAGGCGGCGAAGGCCGAATGGCGCGCGCAGAACTGGGGCCAAGGGCGCTTCGACCTGCCGGCCAATGACCGGGATGAGCACATTCCGCTCCCGGCTTGA
- a CDS encoding DUF5996 family protein: MSNRWPHLDYLGWRETCSALHLYLQIAGKYRLAHSPWLNHSWNATFYVTPRGLSSSPIPDGPGIEILFDLHEHRVVGTNGDGRQASFALGPSTVATFHADFVRLVSDLGGTPTFDGQPNEVPFPMPFREDHRDRPWDRDAVQRFHQALMAVDRVFKAFRTSFLGKSSPVHLFWGALDLAVTRFSGRRAPLHRGSIPALPDDVAREAYDREVASVGFWPGGGGLDYPAFYAYAYPAPSGFRSASVRPDAAFWLEELGEFVLPYDAVQSAADPDEALTAFLVSTYEAAADRGGWDRDLLECVPGRSRRVRAPDAEQSDEASRATDVTVEREEGATKGRYRIVVEGIEAEMTYTRSSEKLIIIDSTNVPAALRGRRIGEQMVRRAVEDARRDGVAIIPLCPFAKAQIERRPEWQDVLRRA; the protein is encoded by the coding sequence ATGAGCAACAGGTGGCCCCACCTCGACTATCTCGGTTGGCGCGAGACCTGTTCGGCCCTGCACCTCTACCTGCAGATCGCCGGCAAATACCGGCTGGCGCATAGCCCGTGGCTCAACCACTCCTGGAACGCCACCTTCTACGTCACGCCTCGTGGCCTCTCCTCCTCACCCATCCCTGATGGGCCGGGGATCGAGATCCTATTCGACCTTCACGAGCACAGGGTCGTCGGCACGAATGGTGACGGCCGCCAGGCGTCGTTCGCGCTCGGCCCGTCCACGGTCGCGACGTTCCATGCCGATTTCGTCCGCTTGGTGTCTGACCTCGGCGGTACGCCCACCTTCGACGGACAGCCGAACGAGGTGCCCTTCCCGATGCCCTTTCGCGAAGATCATCGCGACCGGCCCTGGGATCGCGACGCCGTACAGCGCTTCCATCAGGCATTGATGGCTGTCGACCGGGTGTTCAAGGCGTTCCGGACCTCCTTCCTCGGCAAGTCCAGCCCAGTCCACCTGTTCTGGGGCGCTCTCGACTTGGCCGTAACCCGCTTCTCGGGCCGGCGAGCACCGCTCCATCGCGGCAGCATCCCAGCGCTTCCGGACGACGTGGCGCGGGAAGCCTACGACCGCGAGGTTGCCTCGGTGGGCTTCTGGCCGGGTGGCGGCGGCCTCGACTATCCCGCCTTCTACGCCTACGCCTACCCGGCGCCGAGCGGCTTTCGCAGTGCATCAGTTCGGCCCGATGCCGCCTTCTGGCTCGAAGAACTGGGCGAGTTCGTTCTGCCCTACGACGCTGTGCAATCGGCCGCCGATCCCGACGAGGCTCTCACGGCGTTTCTCGTCTCCACCTACGAGGCCGCCGCCGACCGGGGAGGATGGGATCGCGATCTGCTGGAATGCGTGCCTGGTCGGTCTCGCCGGGTTCGGGCGCCGGACGCTGAGCAATCTGACGAAGCATCACGGGCGACCGACGTGACGGTCGAACGGGAGGAAGGCGCAACGAAGGGGCGCTACCGGATCGTCGTCGAGGGTATCGAGGCCGAGATGACCTACACCCGCTCCAGCGAGAAACTGATCATTATCGACTCTACCAACGTCCCGGCCGCCCTGCGAGGTCGCAGGATCGGCGAGCAGATGGTTCGCCGCGCAGTCGAGGATGCCCGGCGTGATGGGGTCGCCATCATCCCGCTCTGTCCGTTCGCGAAGGCGCAGATCGAGCGCCGCCCGGAATGGCAGGACGTACTGCGTCGAGCATAG
- a CDS encoding IS110 family transposase, with the protein MEYFAGLDVSMEETHVCVLDRDGVITHQAKVASTPADIAQELKKTPACRRVVFETGRMAPMLFHGLADHGVPVVCVESRQAYQALKSLTTHKTDRNDARGLAHLARTGFFKSVHVKSLPAHAVRSLIIARKKLVGQRVTLENQIRGLAVVFGVRLPRALSPAFIEQALRSSEGITGLSAAMRGLIGARAAVLAAVAAIDADIKRMVRASEACRRLMTIPGVGQLTALAFTAAIDDPERFKRSRDVGPYLGLVPRRYQSGEVDYTGSISKCGDRRVRTLLYEAANVMLTRCRQPLKLKAWALAIAKRSTMRKARIALARRLAIIMHAMLRQGSEFKPA; encoded by the coding sequence GAGACGCACGTCTGCGTGCTCGACCGCGACGGAGTAATTACCCATCAGGCGAAGGTGGCCTCTACGCCTGCAGACATCGCGCAGGAACTCAAGAAGACGCCCGCCTGCCGTCGGGTTGTGTTCGAGACAGGCCGGATGGCTCCGATGCTGTTCCACGGCTTGGCCGACCATGGTGTGCCGGTCGTCTGCGTCGAGAGCCGGCAGGCTTACCAAGCCTTAAAGTCGCTCACGACGCACAAGACCGACCGCAACGATGCGCGCGGTCTCGCTCACCTGGCACGAACGGGCTTCTTCAAGTCGGTGCACGTGAAGTCGTTGCCGGCACACGCCGTGAGGTCGTTGATCATCGCACGCAAGAAGCTGGTGGGCCAGCGGGTCACGTTGGAGAACCAGATCCGCGGCCTTGCCGTCGTGTTCGGGGTGCGACTGCCGCGGGCGCTCAGCCCTGCGTTCATCGAGCAGGCTCTGCGTTCGAGCGAAGGGATCACTGGGCTGTCTGCCGCCATGCGCGGCCTGATCGGAGCGCGAGCTGCCGTGCTGGCGGCTGTCGCCGCCATCGACGCAGATATCAAGCGGATGGTCCGAGCCTCAGAGGCTTGTCGCCGCTTGATGACGATCCCGGGCGTAGGTCAACTCACCGCGCTCGCCTTCACGGCAGCCATCGACGATCCTGAGCGCTTCAAGCGCTCTCGCGACGTCGGGCCGTATCTCGGTCTCGTCCCACGGCGTTACCAATCGGGCGAGGTCGACTACACCGGCAGCATCTCGAAGTGCGGCGACCGACGGGTCAGAACGCTCCTGTACGAAGCCGCCAACGTGATGCTGACGCGCTGCAGGCAGCCTCTGAAGCTCAAGGCTTGGGCTCTGGCCATTGCGAAGCGCTCGACGATGCGCAAGGCGCGCATCGCTCTCGCGCGTCGGCTGGCGATCATCATGCACGCGATGCTGCGGCAGGGCAGCGAGTTCAAACCTGCCTAG